In one window of Denticeps clupeoides chromosome 2, fDenClu1.1, whole genome shotgun sequence DNA:
- the gpr141 gene encoding probable G-protein coupled receptor 141 encodes MTSPGNNTITTLGTTVVYSTNGLPGMEVSPERIALLVLYTAVLLIGVLGGVFMCTILKSNLRSVTMVAVLNLTIAHFVFLLTVPFRIHYFISNNWIFTSGFCKIVSGMIHIHMYMAFTIYVIILSVRIMTFYKGAEQFTFHRNLHSLGASVTMWTLICIVVLMLLFSYGSNNEVESKCFTFGAMIKKPGVQELNYIISSIFIIVPCIFCTFQGKIILSIVRKYGSEIGVQQEFWAQMKSLCFISIMLVCFVPYHIFRLKYLQEPEKDEVINEIFLAVSSLCCIDLLIFTSRGICYAYTRNRSETYRMNNMP; translated from the exons ATGACATCCCCCGGCAACAACACAATCACTACCCTTGGTACCACTGTTGTCTATTCAACTAATGG GTTGCCAGGAATGGAGGTGTCACCAGAGAGAATAGCTTTACTTGTATTGTACACAGCCGTTCTGCTGATTGGGGTTCTGGGTGGCGTCTTCATGTGTACAATCCTGAAATCCAACCTGCGCTCTGTGACGATGGTCGCTGTTCTCAACCTCACCATTGCCCACTTTGTTTTCCTGTTAACGGTACCATTTCGCATCCACTACTTCATCAGCAACAACTGGATCTTCACCAGTGGCTTCTGCAAAATAGTGAGCGGCATGATACACATCCACATGTACATGGCCTTCACCATATACGTCATCATCCTCTCCGTGCGCATCATGACTTTCTACAAGGGGGCTGAGCAGTTCACCTTCCACAGGAATCTTCATTCATTAGGGGCCAGCGTAACCATGTGGACTTTAATTTGCATCGTCGTGCTCATGCTACTCTTTAGCTATGGATCTAATAATGAAGTTGAGTCCAAATGCTTCACGTTTGGAGCTATGATAAAAAAACCTGGTGTGCAGGAGTTGAACTACATCATCAGCTCTATCTTCATCATTGTGCCCTGCATCTTCTGCACTTTCCAAGGAAAAATTATCTTAAGCATCGTGAGGAAGTATGGTTCCGAAATAGGTGTGCAGCAGGAGTTCTGGGCCCAGATGAAGAGCCTGTGTTTTATATCAATCATGTTGGTGTGCTTTGTGCCCTACCATATATTCCGCCTGAAGTACCTGCAAGAACCTGAAAAGGACGAGGTCATCAACGAGATTTTCCTGGCAGTCTCTTCTCTCTGTTGCATTGATCTGCTCATTTTTACCAGCCGTGGTATCTGCTATGCATATACTAGAAATAGAAGTGAAACATATAGGATGAACAATATGCCCTGA
- the hnf4g gene encoding hepatocyte nuclear factor 4-gamma isoform X4, giving the protein MPTVGGRREDSLPADPNMSQRDNGMNSNCAICGDKATGKHYGASSCDGCKGFFRRSIRKSHVYSCRFNRQCVVDKDKRNQCRFCRLNKCFRAGMKKEAVQNERDRISSRRSIQDTHDLPPITVLAQAESLSQQINTASPTIPGDVSDKKSATIADVCESMKQQLLVLVEWAKYIPAFGELPLDDQVSLLRAHAGEHLLLGVAKRSIPCKDILLLGNGCVIHRNCPEAEINRVANRVLDELVLPFQDIQIDDNEYAALKAIVFFDPDAKSLRDPSKIKRMRYQVQMSLEDYINDRQYDSRGRFGELLLLLPTLQSITWQMIEQLQFIKLFGLAKIDNLLQEMLLGGLTTEQPQLHHPGHPQLAQDPITGQTLVISSISGPVHAQQIASPETPIPSPPQVPSQEMYKAASSPTLAMPLTQHIHRSSPDPPL; this is encoded by the exons ATGCCGACCGTCGGCGGGCGCCGAGAAG ACAGTTTGCCAGCAGATCCGAACATGAGTCAGCGCGATAATGGTATGAACTCTAACTGTGCCATCTGCGGGGACAAAGCCACTGGGAAACACTACGGGGCTTCTAGCTGTGACGGCTGCAAGGGCTTCTTCAGGAGGAGCATAAGGAAGAGCCATGTCTATTCATGCAG GTTCAACCGTCAGTGTGTGGTGGACAAAGACAAGAGGAATCAATGCCGATTTTGTCGACTGAACAAGTGTTTCCGGGCAGGGATGAAAAAAGAAG CGGTACAGAACGAGAGGGATCGTATCAGCTCCAGGCGAAGCATACAGGACACACACGACCTGCCACCCATCACTGTGCTGGCACAAGCGGAGTCACTGTCACAACAG ATCAACACTGCCAGCCCCACAATCCCCGGCGACGTGTCTGATAAGAAGTCAGCCACCATAGCTGATGTGTGCGAGTCAATGAAACAACAGCTGCTTGTTTTGGTAGAATGGGCCAAATACATTCCAGCCTTTGGTGAATTGCCACTTGATGACCAG GTTAGTCTTTTACGTGCCCATGCTGGAGAGCATCTCTTGCTTGGTGTGGCCAAGAGGTCAATCCCATGCAAAGACATCCTGCTTCTTG GTAACGGCTGTGTAATCCACCGGAACTGTCCTGAGGCGGAGATCAATCGAGTTGCAAACCGTGTCCTGGATGAATTAGTTTTACCTTTTCAAGACATCCAGATCGATGACAATGAATATGCAGCTTTAAAAGCCATTGTTTTCTTTGACCCAG ATGCCAAAAGCCTCCGGGACCCCTCCAAAATAAAACGTATGAGGTACCAGGTGCAGATGAGTCTGGAGGATTATATTAATGACCGGCAGTATGATTCGCGGGGCCGCTTTGGcgagctgctgctcctgctgcccaCGCTGCAGAGCATCACCTGGCAGATGATCGAGCAACTGCAGTTCATCAAGCTCTTTGGCCTGGCCAAGATAGACAACCTGCTGCAGGAGATGCTGCTCGGAG GTCTAACAACGGAACAGCCTCAGCTTCATCATCCTGGCCACCCGCAGCTGGCGCAAGACCCCATCACGGGACAGACTCTGGTCATCAGCTCCATCTCCGGCCCTGTGCATGCCCAGCAGATAG CGTCTCCAGAAACACCCATCCCCTCTCCTCCACAGGTGCCCAGTCAGGAGATGTACAAGGCAGCCTCTAGTCCAACGCTCGCGATGCCGCTGACGCAGCACATCCACAGAAGCTCTCCAGACCCACCTCTCTGA
- the hnf4g gene encoding hepatocyte nuclear factor 4-gamma isoform X1, whose translation MKFPPTPFSKSLLDMDVANYCEGLDPAYSTLGFENAEVLYGGDSLPADPNMSQRDNGMNSNCAICGDKATGKHYGASSCDGCKGFFRRSIRKSHVYSCRFNRQCVVDKDKRNQCRFCRLNKCFRAGMKKEAVQNERDRISSRRSIQDTHDLPPITVLAQAESLSQQINTASPTIPGDVSDKKSATIADVCESMKQQLLVLVEWAKYIPAFGELPLDDQVSLLRAHAGEHLLLGVAKRSIPCKDILLLGNGCVIHRNCPEAEINRVANRVLDELVLPFQDIQIDDNEYAALKAIVFFDPDAKSLRDPSKIKRMRYQVQMSLEDYINDRQYDSRGRFGELLLLLPTLQSITWQMIEQLQFIKLFGLAKIDNLLQEMLLGGLTTEQPQLHHPGHPQLAQDPITGQTLVISSISGPVHAQQIASPETPIPSPPQVPSQEMYKAASSPTLAMPLTQHIHRSSPDPPL comes from the exons ATGAAGTTTCCTCCAACACCTTTCTCTAAATCCCTGCTGGACATGGATGTTGCCAATTACTGTGAGGGCCTGGATCCCGCTTACAGCACCCTGGGCTTCGAGAATGCAGAAGTGCTCTATGGAGGGG ACAGTTTGCCAGCAGATCCGAACATGAGTCAGCGCGATAATGGTATGAACTCTAACTGTGCCATCTGCGGGGACAAAGCCACTGGGAAACACTACGGGGCTTCTAGCTGTGACGGCTGCAAGGGCTTCTTCAGGAGGAGCATAAGGAAGAGCCATGTCTATTCATGCAG GTTCAACCGTCAGTGTGTGGTGGACAAAGACAAGAGGAATCAATGCCGATTTTGTCGACTGAACAAGTGTTTCCGGGCAGGGATGAAAAAAGAAG CGGTACAGAACGAGAGGGATCGTATCAGCTCCAGGCGAAGCATACAGGACACACACGACCTGCCACCCATCACTGTGCTGGCACAAGCGGAGTCACTGTCACAACAG ATCAACACTGCCAGCCCCACAATCCCCGGCGACGTGTCTGATAAGAAGTCAGCCACCATAGCTGATGTGTGCGAGTCAATGAAACAACAGCTGCTTGTTTTGGTAGAATGGGCCAAATACATTCCAGCCTTTGGTGAATTGCCACTTGATGACCAG GTTAGTCTTTTACGTGCCCATGCTGGAGAGCATCTCTTGCTTGGTGTGGCCAAGAGGTCAATCCCATGCAAAGACATCCTGCTTCTTG GTAACGGCTGTGTAATCCACCGGAACTGTCCTGAGGCGGAGATCAATCGAGTTGCAAACCGTGTCCTGGATGAATTAGTTTTACCTTTTCAAGACATCCAGATCGATGACAATGAATATGCAGCTTTAAAAGCCATTGTTTTCTTTGACCCAG ATGCCAAAAGCCTCCGGGACCCCTCCAAAATAAAACGTATGAGGTACCAGGTGCAGATGAGTCTGGAGGATTATATTAATGACCGGCAGTATGATTCGCGGGGCCGCTTTGGcgagctgctgctcctgctgcccaCGCTGCAGAGCATCACCTGGCAGATGATCGAGCAACTGCAGTTCATCAAGCTCTTTGGCCTGGCCAAGATAGACAACCTGCTGCAGGAGATGCTGCTCGGAG GTCTAACAACGGAACAGCCTCAGCTTCATCATCCTGGCCACCCGCAGCTGGCGCAAGACCCCATCACGGGACAGACTCTGGTCATCAGCTCCATCTCCGGCCCTGTGCATGCCCAGCAGATAG CGTCTCCAGAAACACCCATCCCCTCTCCTCCACAGGTGCCCAGTCAGGAGATGTACAAGGCAGCCTCTAGTCCAACGCTCGCGATGCCGCTGACGCAGCACATCCACAGAAGCTCTCCAGACCCACCTCTCTGA
- the hnf4g gene encoding hepatocyte nuclear factor 4-gamma isoform X2, with amino-acid sequence MPAFKTNVLPVEMCLGLWRGAIFNYTQGSAWMRLLCSHSLPADPNMSQRDNGMNSNCAICGDKATGKHYGASSCDGCKGFFRRSIRKSHVYSCRFNRQCVVDKDKRNQCRFCRLNKCFRAGMKKEAVQNERDRISSRRSIQDTHDLPPITVLAQAESLSQQINTASPTIPGDVSDKKSATIADVCESMKQQLLVLVEWAKYIPAFGELPLDDQVSLLRAHAGEHLLLGVAKRSIPCKDILLLGNGCVIHRNCPEAEINRVANRVLDELVLPFQDIQIDDNEYAALKAIVFFDPDAKSLRDPSKIKRMRYQVQMSLEDYINDRQYDSRGRFGELLLLLPTLQSITWQMIEQLQFIKLFGLAKIDNLLQEMLLGGLTTEQPQLHHPGHPQLAQDPITGQTLVISSISGPVHAQQIASPETPIPSPPQVPSQEMYKAASSPTLAMPLTQHIHRSSPDPPL; translated from the exons ATGCCTGCGTTTAAGACAAATGTGCTCCCAGTGGAAATGTGTCTTGGGCTGTGG AGGGGTGCCATTTTCAACTACACACAAGGGTCTGCTTGGATGAGGCTTCTTTGTTCAC ACAGTTTGCCAGCAGATCCGAACATGAGTCAGCGCGATAATGGTATGAACTCTAACTGTGCCATCTGCGGGGACAAAGCCACTGGGAAACACTACGGGGCTTCTAGCTGTGACGGCTGCAAGGGCTTCTTCAGGAGGAGCATAAGGAAGAGCCATGTCTATTCATGCAG GTTCAACCGTCAGTGTGTGGTGGACAAAGACAAGAGGAATCAATGCCGATTTTGTCGACTGAACAAGTGTTTCCGGGCAGGGATGAAAAAAGAAG CGGTACAGAACGAGAGGGATCGTATCAGCTCCAGGCGAAGCATACAGGACACACACGACCTGCCACCCATCACTGTGCTGGCACAAGCGGAGTCACTGTCACAACAG ATCAACACTGCCAGCCCCACAATCCCCGGCGACGTGTCTGATAAGAAGTCAGCCACCATAGCTGATGTGTGCGAGTCAATGAAACAACAGCTGCTTGTTTTGGTAGAATGGGCCAAATACATTCCAGCCTTTGGTGAATTGCCACTTGATGACCAG GTTAGTCTTTTACGTGCCCATGCTGGAGAGCATCTCTTGCTTGGTGTGGCCAAGAGGTCAATCCCATGCAAAGACATCCTGCTTCTTG GTAACGGCTGTGTAATCCACCGGAACTGTCCTGAGGCGGAGATCAATCGAGTTGCAAACCGTGTCCTGGATGAATTAGTTTTACCTTTTCAAGACATCCAGATCGATGACAATGAATATGCAGCTTTAAAAGCCATTGTTTTCTTTGACCCAG ATGCCAAAAGCCTCCGGGACCCCTCCAAAATAAAACGTATGAGGTACCAGGTGCAGATGAGTCTGGAGGATTATATTAATGACCGGCAGTATGATTCGCGGGGCCGCTTTGGcgagctgctgctcctgctgcccaCGCTGCAGAGCATCACCTGGCAGATGATCGAGCAACTGCAGTTCATCAAGCTCTTTGGCCTGGCCAAGATAGACAACCTGCTGCAGGAGATGCTGCTCGGAG GTCTAACAACGGAACAGCCTCAGCTTCATCATCCTGGCCACCCGCAGCTGGCGCAAGACCCCATCACGGGACAGACTCTGGTCATCAGCTCCATCTCCGGCCCTGTGCATGCCCAGCAGATAG CGTCTCCAGAAACACCCATCCCCTCTCCTCCACAGGTGCCCAGTCAGGAGATGTACAAGGCAGCCTCTAGTCCAACGCTCGCGATGCCGCTGACGCAGCACATCCACAGAAGCTCTCCAGACCCACCTCTCTGA
- the hnf4g gene encoding hepatocyte nuclear factor 4-gamma isoform X3 encodes MCSQWKCVLGCGLPADPNMSQRDNGMNSNCAICGDKATGKHYGASSCDGCKGFFRRSIRKSHVYSCRFNRQCVVDKDKRNQCRFCRLNKCFRAGMKKEAVQNERDRISSRRSIQDTHDLPPITVLAQAESLSQQINTASPTIPGDVSDKKSATIADVCESMKQQLLVLVEWAKYIPAFGELPLDDQVSLLRAHAGEHLLLGVAKRSIPCKDILLLGNGCVIHRNCPEAEINRVANRVLDELVLPFQDIQIDDNEYAALKAIVFFDPDAKSLRDPSKIKRMRYQVQMSLEDYINDRQYDSRGRFGELLLLLPTLQSITWQMIEQLQFIKLFGLAKIDNLLQEMLLGGLTTEQPQLHHPGHPQLAQDPITGQTLVISSISGPVHAQQIASPETPIPSPPQVPSQEMYKAASSPTLAMPLTQHIHRSSPDPPL; translated from the exons ATGTGCTCCCAGTGGAAATGTGTCTTGGGCTGTGG TTTGCCAGCAGATCCGAACATGAGTCAGCGCGATAATGGTATGAACTCTAACTGTGCCATCTGCGGGGACAAAGCCACTGGGAAACACTACGGGGCTTCTAGCTGTGACGGCTGCAAGGGCTTCTTCAGGAGGAGCATAAGGAAGAGCCATGTCTATTCATGCAG GTTCAACCGTCAGTGTGTGGTGGACAAAGACAAGAGGAATCAATGCCGATTTTGTCGACTGAACAAGTGTTTCCGGGCAGGGATGAAAAAAGAAG CGGTACAGAACGAGAGGGATCGTATCAGCTCCAGGCGAAGCATACAGGACACACACGACCTGCCACCCATCACTGTGCTGGCACAAGCGGAGTCACTGTCACAACAG ATCAACACTGCCAGCCCCACAATCCCCGGCGACGTGTCTGATAAGAAGTCAGCCACCATAGCTGATGTGTGCGAGTCAATGAAACAACAGCTGCTTGTTTTGGTAGAATGGGCCAAATACATTCCAGCCTTTGGTGAATTGCCACTTGATGACCAG GTTAGTCTTTTACGTGCCCATGCTGGAGAGCATCTCTTGCTTGGTGTGGCCAAGAGGTCAATCCCATGCAAAGACATCCTGCTTCTTG GTAACGGCTGTGTAATCCACCGGAACTGTCCTGAGGCGGAGATCAATCGAGTTGCAAACCGTGTCCTGGATGAATTAGTTTTACCTTTTCAAGACATCCAGATCGATGACAATGAATATGCAGCTTTAAAAGCCATTGTTTTCTTTGACCCAG ATGCCAAAAGCCTCCGGGACCCCTCCAAAATAAAACGTATGAGGTACCAGGTGCAGATGAGTCTGGAGGATTATATTAATGACCGGCAGTATGATTCGCGGGGCCGCTTTGGcgagctgctgctcctgctgcccaCGCTGCAGAGCATCACCTGGCAGATGATCGAGCAACTGCAGTTCATCAAGCTCTTTGGCCTGGCCAAGATAGACAACCTGCTGCAGGAGATGCTGCTCGGAG GTCTAACAACGGAACAGCCTCAGCTTCATCATCCTGGCCACCCGCAGCTGGCGCAAGACCCCATCACGGGACAGACTCTGGTCATCAGCTCCATCTCCGGCCCTGTGCATGCCCAGCAGATAG CGTCTCCAGAAACACCCATCCCCTCTCCTCCACAGGTGCCCAGTCAGGAGATGTACAAGGCAGCCTCTAGTCCAACGCTCGCGATGCCGCTGACGCAGCACATCCACAGAAGCTCTCCAGACCCACCTCTCTGA
- the hnf4g gene encoding hepatocyte nuclear factor 4-gamma isoform X5 encodes MSQRDNGMNSNCAICGDKATGKHYGASSCDGCKGFFRRSIRKSHVYSCRFNRQCVVDKDKRNQCRFCRLNKCFRAGMKKEAVQNERDRISSRRSIQDTHDLPPITVLAQAESLSQQINTASPTIPGDVSDKKSATIADVCESMKQQLLVLVEWAKYIPAFGELPLDDQVSLLRAHAGEHLLLGVAKRSIPCKDILLLGNGCVIHRNCPEAEINRVANRVLDELVLPFQDIQIDDNEYAALKAIVFFDPDAKSLRDPSKIKRMRYQVQMSLEDYINDRQYDSRGRFGELLLLLPTLQSITWQMIEQLQFIKLFGLAKIDNLLQEMLLGGLTTEQPQLHHPGHPQLAQDPITGQTLVISSISGPVHAQQIASPETPIPSPPQVPSQEMYKAASSPTLAMPLTQHIHRSSPDPPL; translated from the exons ATGAGTCAGCGCGATAATGGTATGAACTCTAACTGTGCCATCTGCGGGGACAAAGCCACTGGGAAACACTACGGGGCTTCTAGCTGTGACGGCTGCAAGGGCTTCTTCAGGAGGAGCATAAGGAAGAGCCATGTCTATTCATGCAG GTTCAACCGTCAGTGTGTGGTGGACAAAGACAAGAGGAATCAATGCCGATTTTGTCGACTGAACAAGTGTTTCCGGGCAGGGATGAAAAAAGAAG CGGTACAGAACGAGAGGGATCGTATCAGCTCCAGGCGAAGCATACAGGACACACACGACCTGCCACCCATCACTGTGCTGGCACAAGCGGAGTCACTGTCACAACAG ATCAACACTGCCAGCCCCACAATCCCCGGCGACGTGTCTGATAAGAAGTCAGCCACCATAGCTGATGTGTGCGAGTCAATGAAACAACAGCTGCTTGTTTTGGTAGAATGGGCCAAATACATTCCAGCCTTTGGTGAATTGCCACTTGATGACCAG GTTAGTCTTTTACGTGCCCATGCTGGAGAGCATCTCTTGCTTGGTGTGGCCAAGAGGTCAATCCCATGCAAAGACATCCTGCTTCTTG GTAACGGCTGTGTAATCCACCGGAACTGTCCTGAGGCGGAGATCAATCGAGTTGCAAACCGTGTCCTGGATGAATTAGTTTTACCTTTTCAAGACATCCAGATCGATGACAATGAATATGCAGCTTTAAAAGCCATTGTTTTCTTTGACCCAG ATGCCAAAAGCCTCCGGGACCCCTCCAAAATAAAACGTATGAGGTACCAGGTGCAGATGAGTCTGGAGGATTATATTAATGACCGGCAGTATGATTCGCGGGGCCGCTTTGGcgagctgctgctcctgctgcccaCGCTGCAGAGCATCACCTGGCAGATGATCGAGCAACTGCAGTTCATCAAGCTCTTTGGCCTGGCCAAGATAGACAACCTGCTGCAGGAGATGCTGCTCGGAG GTCTAACAACGGAACAGCCTCAGCTTCATCATCCTGGCCACCCGCAGCTGGCGCAAGACCCCATCACGGGACAGACTCTGGTCATCAGCTCCATCTCCGGCCCTGTGCATGCCCAGCAGATAG CGTCTCCAGAAACACCCATCCCCTCTCCTCCACAGGTGCCCAGTCAGGAGATGTACAAGGCAGCCTCTAGTCCAACGCTCGCGATGCCGCTGACGCAGCACATCCACAGAAGCTCTCCAGACCCACCTCTCTGA